A window of Actinomycetota bacterium genomic DNA:
GGCGGCGCCCATCACGACCGGTGACGGACCGGGCGCCTGCCGGGCTCAGGTCGCGAACACCGCTGCCGCCCAGATGCCGATCATCACCACGCCGGCTCCGAGCTGGATCGCGATGCCGAGCCCGACGTTCTTCAGCGCATCCCAGGTCGCACGCCACGCCGGTCCGGGGTGCCGGTGCCGAGCCAACTCGGCCACGAACACGCCCGCCGGGAACCCGATCAGGGCCCCGACGACCGGCACCACGAAGAAGCCGATCACGAGCCCCACGGCGCCGGCAGCGACCACCCACGCGGGAGCGCCCGCCGATGAGGCGCGCCGGGCGGGCAGCACGCTCGAGGCCACGATCCCCGCGGTCCCGACGGCGGCGAGGATCGCGAAGACGCCCCACGCACCCGGGCCGCCGCGCTGCGTCGCCCAGACGAACCCTGCGCCGATCACGAGGAGCAACCCGGGGAACACGGGGACGACGACACCCACGAGACCCACGAGCATGACGATCCCGACCAAGACCTCGAGCTCGGACACGCGGGCAGCCTAGCGGGCCACCCTCATCACCATCGGACCTAGGACCATCGGCCCACGAAGAATGGACCGATGCCGAGCGGAAGGGGGCGTCCGTCGCCCCCCGAAGACGTAGTCTTACCTCGGCCGAATGCCACGCGCTCGTCGATGCGAGGGCGCGGAAAGAGGCTGTGGCGCAGTGTGTATGAAGCCGTCACGTTTCACGTTGACGGTTGGTGCAACGAGGGGTAGCGTCCGG
This region includes:
- a CDS encoding DUF456 domain-containing protein, producing MSELEVLVGIVMLVGLVGVVVPVFPGLLLVIGAGFVWATQRGGPGAWGVFAILAAVGTAGIVASSVLPARRASSAGAPAWVVAAGAVGLVIGFFVVPVVGALIGFPAGVFVAELARHRHPGPAWRATWDALKNVGLGIAIQLGAGVVMIGIWAAAVFAT